One Oncorhynchus clarkii lewisi isolate Uvic-CL-2024 chromosome 31, UVic_Ocla_1.0, whole genome shotgun sequence DNA segment encodes these proteins:
- the LOC139390967 gene encoding storkhead-box protein 2-like isoform X3: MSPISQSQFIPLGEVLCLAISAMNSARKPVTQEALTEHLATCFPGVPTPTAEILHHTLSMLVRERKIYPTPEGYFIVTPQTYFITPSLIRTSSKWYHLDERIPDRQQQQQQQQCTSPLSGTITPSTSGCVRDRSHPKNHGDSYNSYRDDPPSHHTTLTRKSPKEHREAYSPHSPHSPHTPTQTQPQPTSTEKTRSTLSFPFKSDTLTKHREGGSSGEKQSKKFGLKLFRLSFKKDKTKQLTTFSAQFPPEEWPLRDEETPTAVPRDVEMEIIRRINPDLTVENVARHTAVMKRLEEERAQRSKASSSAQHSARSRRSRGHRKPQGKPSRSHSKTRASRGDPSEGSNLDLGAERDYRAYSSSLARSPRDTSFSMERSRARHLAHSNPNIMESHLPITPEWDVSGELAKRRTEMPFPEPSHGPSHSKVHRSHSHTQERKSRNERSDNKAKERSRSMDNSKGPLGAGQIGPPDYFERSPDERDRDRSRYYTDDGTLRASAQASQYSHSRATPPAAKLTSDPCGPDGGRTLENNKSRDRLPAYDSQKAYSPKHMAEDYFQCNASTEAVLTTPSPLGKPNHDNLPKVKVGCSSDRQTPHPPEYKEDTTKGQNGVSLPMPCQMPEPLPNGRSVQHHNTNSGSMDRRKDIFSKDTLFKPPPNTLPSGYGDGSYSRSSTLRKTPVMSSAEVLDSQEHFEQPGPLLAVPRPPSSGPSGMEQAGSGPAGEASFDYYNVSDDDELEDAASAKQAEQEPKSPEGCGGVGGGGGGGGGTMQWLLEREKERDLQRRFERNLTFPNPKESDHNNQSQQSAHSARLDSMDSSSVTVDSGFNSPRTRESLASNTSSIVESNRRQNLALSPGHLGIGPPFTFRTIPEPPPTTQPEKLQKPSNCLASITSV; the protein is encoded by the exons GTGTGCCCACGCCGACGGCAGAGATTCTCCACCACACGCTGAGTATGCTGGTCCGGGAGAGGAAGATCTACCCCACACCAGAGGGCTACTTCATTGTCACGCCCCAGACCTACTTCATTACGCCCTCACTCATCAGGACCAGCTCCAAATGGTACCACCTGGATGAGAGGATACCTGACcgccagcaacaacaacaacaacaacagtgtacctcccccctctctggAACCATCACCCCTTCCACTTCTGGCTGTGTCAGAGACAGGTCCCATCCTAAGAACCATGGAGACTCCTATAATAGTTACCGTGACGACCCCCCCAGCCACCACACGACCCTCACCAGGAAGTCCCCTAAGGAGCACCGAGAGGCctactctccccactctccccactcccctcacacacccacacagacccaGCCCCAGCCTACCTCCACGGAAAAGACCCGGAGCACCCTGAGCTTCCCCTTCAAGTCGGACACCCTGACCAAGCACCGTGAGGGGGGCAGCAGCGGGGAGAAGCAGTCCAAGAAGTTTGGCCTCAAGCTGTTCCGGCTGAGCTTCAAGAAGGACAAGACCAAGCAGCTGACCACCTTCTCGGCCCAGTTCCCCCCGGAGGAGTGGCCTCTGCGGGACGAGGAGACGCCCACGGCCGTGCCGCGCGACGTGGAGATGGAGATCATCAGGCGGATCAACCCGGACCTGACGGTGGAAAACGTGGCGAGACACACGGCCGTGATGAagaggctggaggaggagagggctcaGAGGAGCAAGGCCAGCTCCTCAGCCCAGCACAGCGCACGCAGCAGGAGGAGCCGTGGACACCGCAAGCCCCAAGGTAAGCCGTCACGCTCCCACAGTAAGACCCGCGCCTCCCGGGGAGACCCCTCTGAGGGATCCAACCTGGACCTGGGGGCTGAGAGGGACTACCGGGCTTACAGCTCCTCCCTGGCGCGCTCGCCACGggacacctccttctccatggaGCGCAGCCGTGCCCGACACCTGGCCCATAGCAACCCAAACATCATGGAGTCCCACCTGCCCATCACCCCGGAGTGGGACGTTTCGGGAGAGCTGGCCAAGAGGAGGACGGAGATGCCCTTCCCCGAGCCCTCACACGGGCCGTCCCACTCCAAGGTGCACCGCAGCCACAGCCACACGCAGGAGAGGAAGTCACGCAACGAGCGCTCGGACAACAAGGCCAAAGAGCGGTCCCGCTCCATGGACAACTCCAAAGGGCCCCTAGGGGCCGGGCAGATTGGGCCCCCAGACTACTTTGAGCGCAGCCCtgatgagagggacagagacaggagccGCTACTACACCGATGATGGGACCTTGAGGGCCTCAGCCCAGGCCTCCCAGTACTCCCACTCGCGGGCCACGCCCCCTGCTGCTAAgttaacctctgacccctgtggGCCCGACGGAGGGAGAACACTTGAAAATAACAAAAGTAGAGACCGTTTACCTGCCTACGACAGCCAGAAGGCTTATTCTCCTAAACACATGGCTGAGGACTATTTCCAGTGCAATGCATCCACTGAGGCGGTCCTCACTACCCCTAGCCCCTTAGGAAAACCCAATCACGATAACTTACCTAAGGTGAAGGTGGGCTGTTCGTCCGACAGACAGACCCCTCATCCCCCAGAATACAAAGAGGACACTACAAAGGGACAGAACGGTGTTAGTTTGCCCATGCCCTGCCAGATGCCTGAGCCTTTGCCAAATGGCCGTTCAGTACAGCACCACAACACCAACTCTGGTAGCATGGACAGGAGGAAGGACATCTTCAGCAAAGACACTCTATTCAAACCTCCGCCCAACACGCTGCCCAGCGGCTACGGGGACGGAAGCTACTCCAGGTCGAGCACGCTGAGGAAGACCCCGGTCATGTCGTCGGCCGAGGTGCTGGACAGCCAGGAGCACTTTGAGCAGCCGGGCCCCCTGCTAGCTGTGCCCCGGCCCCCCTCCTCTGGCCCCTCAGGGATGGAGCAGGCTGGCTCGGGCCCGGCCGGGGAAGCCTCCTTCGACTACTACAACGTGTCTGATGATGACGAGCTGGAGGACGCCGCCTCAGCCAAGCAGGCAGAGCAGGAGCCGAAGTCCCCTGAGGGCTGTGGTGGGGtcggtgggggaggggggggagggggcggTACCATGCAGTGGCTGCTGGagcgggagaaggagagggacctcCAGCGCAGGTTTGAGAGGAACCTGACCTTCCCCAACCCCAAGGAGAGTGACCACAACAACCAGAGCCAGCAGTCAGCCCACTCAGCCAGGCTGGACAGCATGGACAGCAGTAGTGTTACAGTGGACAGTGGATTTAACTCTCCACG CACACGAGAGAGTCTGGCCTCAAACACCTCCAGCATCGTGGAGAGCAACAGACGTCAGAACCTGGCTCTGAGTCCCGGACACCTGGGAATCGGTCCACCTTTCACCTTCCGGACCATTCCAGAGCCGCCGCCTACCACCCAACCCGAGAAACTCCAGAAACCCTCAAACTGTTTGGCCTCCATCACCAGTGTGTGA